In Paenibacillus sp. FSL R7-0345, a single window of DNA contains:
- the uvrC gene encoding excinuclease ABC subunit UvrC — protein sequence MDYSDNIRNKLALLPDLPGCYLMKNEEGTIIYVGKAKVLKNRVRSYFTGSHNGKTQRLVANIVDFEYIVTSSNMEALILECNLIKKHMPRYNVLLKDDKTFPYLKITNEAHPRLEVTRRVLKDKAKYFGPYPNSYAAQQTKKLLDRMYPLRKCGVMPKEVCLYYHMGQCLAPCEKEVPKSAYEEIIRDISAFLGGGHEAVKKDLQKKMQEAAEELYFERAKELRDQIMHIDALMEKQKINTADTKDRDVFGYAVDKGWMCVQILYIRQGKMIQRHSSAFPFYGEAYSDFMSYVTQYYSDNPALPQEILLPEEVSEGTEKPSGASAAAAVTAGRLAAELDSEDDGEPEAENGAASAVTVEAASGAAALQEWLGLKVLVPQRGLKKQMVGMACQNSRVALDEKFRLIERDEERTSGAAFSLGQSLGLESLNRIEAFDNSNIQGTNPVSAMVVFIDGKPARKEYRKYKVRTVQGPDDYETMREVIRRRYERVLKEDLPQPDLIVVDGGKGQISSAIDILQNELGLYIPVCGLVKDDKHKTAQLLIGDSAEPVPLARDSQEFYLLQRIQDEVHRFAITFHREQRGKSMVTSKLDSIPGIGEKRRKALLKHFGSLKKIKEASIEDFRELSIGEKLAGQILAVLNDEGPVAEAVSQNEDE from the coding sequence ATGGATTATAGCGATAATATCCGCAACAAGCTGGCGCTGCTGCCTGACCTGCCCGGGTGCTACCTGATGAAGAATGAAGAGGGCACCATTATTTACGTGGGCAAGGCGAAAGTGCTGAAGAACCGCGTCCGCTCTTATTTTACAGGCAGTCATAACGGCAAGACCCAGCGGCTGGTGGCCAACATTGTTGATTTTGAATATATAGTTACTTCAAGCAATATGGAAGCGCTCATTCTGGAGTGCAATCTGATCAAAAAGCATATGCCGCGTTATAACGTGCTTTTGAAGGATGACAAGACGTTTCCATATTTAAAAATAACGAACGAAGCCCATCCGCGCCTTGAGGTGACCCGCAGGGTGCTTAAAGATAAAGCCAAATATTTCGGGCCGTATCCGAACTCTTATGCCGCCCAGCAGACCAAGAAGCTGCTTGACCGGATGTATCCGCTGCGCAAGTGCGGTGTGATGCCGAAGGAAGTGTGCCTCTATTACCATATGGGCCAGTGTCTCGCCCCGTGCGAGAAGGAGGTACCGAAATCGGCATATGAGGAGATTATCCGTGATATTTCGGCTTTTCTGGGCGGCGGTCATGAGGCAGTAAAGAAGGATCTGCAGAAAAAAATGCAGGAAGCGGCGGAAGAGCTGTACTTTGAGCGCGCCAAGGAGCTGCGTGACCAGATCATGCATATTGATGCCCTGATGGAGAAGCAGAAGATCAATACGGCAGATACGAAGGACCGCGACGTGTTCGGCTATGCCGTGGACAAGGGTTGGATGTGCGTGCAGATTCTGTATATACGCCAGGGGAAAATGATCCAGCGCCACTCGTCCGCATTCCCGTTCTACGGGGAGGCTTACAGCGACTTTATGTCGTATGTGACGCAGTATTACAGCGACAATCCGGCGCTGCCGCAGGAGATTCTGCTGCCGGAGGAAGTCAGCGAGGGCACGGAGAAGCCGTCCGGGGCCTCGGCAGCGGCTGCAGTTACAGCAGGCAGACTGGCTGCTGAGCTGGACAGTGAGGATGACGGGGAGCCGGAGGCAGAGAACGGAGCGGCTTCGGCTGTTACGGTTGAAGCGGCCAGCGGGGCGGCAGCCCTGCAGGAATGGCTGGGCCTCAAGGTGCTGGTGCCGCAGCGCGGGCTGAAGAAGCAGATGGTCGGCATGGCCTGCCAGAACAGCCGGGTCGCGCTGGATGAGAAGTTCCGGCTGATCGAGCGGGATGAGGAGCGGACCTCCGGCGCAGCGTTCAGCCTTGGCCAGAGCCTGGGGCTGGAGTCGCTGAACCGGATTGAGGCGTTCGATAACTCGAACATTCAGGGGACCAATCCGGTCTCGGCGATGGTTGTCTTCATTGACGGCAAGCCTGCCCGTAAGGAGTACCGCAAGTACAAGGTCCGTACCGTTCAGGGGCCGGATGACTACGAAACGATGCGTGAGGTCATCCGCCGCCGCTATGAACGGGTGCTGAAGGAAGACCTGCCGCAGCCGGATCTGATCGTGGTCGACGGCGGTAAAGGGCAGATCTCCTCAGCGATTGATATTTTGCAGAATGAGCTGGGACTGTACATCCCGGTCTGCGGCCTGGTCAAGGATGACAAGCACAAAACAGCGCAGCTCCTGATCGGGGATTCCGCCGAACCGGTGCCGCTGGCGCGGGACAGCCAGGAGTTCTACCTGCTGCAGCGCATCCAGGACGAGGTTCACCGCTTCGCGATCACGTTCCACCGCGAGCAGCGCGGCAAGTCGATGGTGACCTCAAAGCTGGACTCGATTCCGGGCATCGGCGAGAAACGCCGCAAAGCGCTGCTGAAGCATTTCGGCTCGCTGAAGAAGATCAAGGAGGCCTCCATCGAGGACTTCCGCGAGCTGTCCATCGGCGAGAAGCTGGCCGGACAGATCCTCGCCGTGTTAAACGATGAGGGACCCGTGGCGGAGGCTGTTTCTCAAAATGAGGATGAGTAA
- the trxA gene encoding thioredoxin, with protein MAIVNVSDQSFVGEVEGQGTVVVDFWAPWCGPCKMLSPILEELSAELGDSVKIAKLNVDENPETASRFGVMSIPTLIFFKDGQPVDKVVGLNSKDSLKNIVAKHQ; from the coding sequence ATGGCTATCGTAAACGTGTCTGACCAGTCCTTTGTAGGCGAAGTTGAAGGTCAGGGTACTGTAGTAGTAGATTTCTGGGCACCTTGGTGCGGCCCTTGCAAAATGCTTTCCCCGATTCTCGAGGAATTGTCCGCCGAGCTGGGAGACAGCGTAAAAATTGCCAAGCTGAATGTTGATGAGAATCCGGAAACGGCTTCCCGCTTCGGCGTTATGAGCATTCCTACCCTGATCTTCTTCAAAGACGGTCAGCCGGTGGATAAGGTTGTCGGCCTGAACTCCAAGGATTCCCTTAAGAATATCGTAGCTAAACACCAATAA
- a CDS encoding YqzM family protein — translation MEINAKAGDPREHVNEEPRNDLGDLMTGFFGMTGFMTLVFFGMVIVKFVFMD, via the coding sequence ATGGAGATTAATGCCAAGGCAGGGGACCCGCGGGAGCATGTTAACGAGGAGCCCCGCAACGATTTGGGTGATTTAATGACCGGCTTTTTCGGAATGACCGGCTTCATGACCCTGGTTTTCTTTGGAATGGTAATCGTCAAGTTCGTCTTCATGGATTAA
- a CDS encoding ABC transporter substrate-binding protein translates to MLTAALHFLELRCAAKEHETGEPFAVTVEKLAGTWHCTPRYAKQIIRTLNGMSWINWQPGLGRGHSSILTLLADSDAILLQEVKLKMEQSDVDGAMELMNRFGGHTAKEQFRDWLSRRIGFSTQIVQEAEQDTLRFPVYRQIFTLDPGQVYYAFDCHMAGQLFNTLVEYDQTSRRVEPCIAHSWEKSQDNREWIFHLRKGVLFHHGKELSAGDVLFSLNRLRLKPEIYEGVWMFQDMDRIEALDAKTVRIRLREPNYLFLRFLCTIPASIIPADMGGYAEADFAVRPVGTGPFRIERHSDGICVLKAFAQHFRGRPQLDRVEILNLSGMEGEGFPEPDWSSVMSSHGDASKAYQKVLEEGGGEWMDLETRFSCCTLLVFNQETKGPQNHPDFRKALNLLIDRNKMIEELGEDRLHPAFGFRYLPGERAEMSNNSAPPDPVVIRALLAASGYAGEILRLHVNSFHRGDAGWIREQAGKFGIRVEIKVVDRIGEEKNREPFSQYDVRLFGSVLGDDEISEVQLYLQKNYLQSAFDTETSKAVQHTVNAVFREPDEHGRQKGLAKLEALMQATNSVLFLIHKKNNTSHHRTVRGVSINAYGWLEFHKIWFQPLNT, encoded by the coding sequence ATGTTAACAGCAGCCCTGCATTTTTTGGAGCTTCGCTGTGCGGCCAAAGAACATGAGACAGGAGAACCGTTCGCGGTTACTGTCGAAAAGCTTGCGGGGACCTGGCACTGTACGCCGCGTTATGCCAAACAGATCATCCGTACGCTTAACGGCATGTCCTGGATTAACTGGCAGCCGGGATTAGGCCGCGGCCACTCCTCTATTCTGACACTGCTGGCTGATTCGGATGCCATTCTGCTGCAGGAAGTAAAGCTTAAGATGGAGCAGAGCGATGTAGACGGTGCTATGGAGCTGATGAACCGGTTCGGGGGACATACGGCCAAGGAGCAGTTCAGGGACTGGCTATCGCGGAGAATCGGCTTTTCAACACAGATTGTGCAGGAAGCAGAGCAGGATACGCTGCGCTTTCCGGTATACCGGCAGATTTTTACTCTGGACCCGGGGCAGGTATATTATGCATTTGATTGTCATATGGCGGGGCAGCTGTTTAATACACTGGTGGAATATGATCAGACAAGCCGGAGAGTTGAACCCTGTATAGCCCATTCCTGGGAAAAAAGCCAGGATAACAGGGAGTGGATATTTCATCTGAGAAAAGGTGTATTGTTCCACCATGGTAAGGAACTGAGTGCCGGAGATGTCTTGTTCTCACTGAACAGGCTGCGTTTGAAGCCGGAGATCTATGAGGGGGTCTGGATGTTTCAGGATATGGATAGGATTGAGGCGCTGGATGCCAAAACCGTCCGGATCCGGCTACGGGAGCCGAATTATTTGTTTCTGCGCTTTCTCTGCACAATTCCGGCAAGCATCATACCAGCAGACATGGGCGGATATGCTGAAGCGGATTTCGCGGTCCGTCCGGTGGGTACAGGGCCATTTCGGATTGAGCGTCATAGTGACGGAATTTGTGTGCTGAAAGCTTTTGCACAGCATTTCCGGGGGCGGCCGCAGCTTGACCGGGTTGAAATTTTGAACTTGTCCGGTATGGAAGGGGAGGGTTTTCCTGAGCCTGACTGGTCCTCAGTCATGTCCTCACACGGGGATGCTTCCAAGGCATATCAGAAGGTTCTGGAGGAAGGCGGCGGGGAGTGGATGGATCTGGAAACCCGGTTCTCCTGCTGTACGTTGCTTGTGTTCAATCAGGAGACAAAAGGCCCGCAGAATCATCCGGATTTCCGGAAAGCGCTGAATTTGCTGATTGACCGGAACAAGATGATTGAAGAGCTGGGAGAGGACCGGTTACACCCTGCTTTCGGGTTCCGTTATCTTCCGGGAGAGCGGGCAGAGATGTCGAATAACAGCGCTCCTCCGGATCCTGTGGTCATTCGTGCACTGCTTGCAGCAAGCGGATATGCGGGTGAGATACTCAGGCTGCATGTGAACTCTTTTCACCGCGGTGATGCTGGTTGGATCCGGGAGCAGGCCGGGAAATTCGGCATCCGGGTGGAGATTAAAGTCGTTGACCGGATAGGGGAGGAGAAGAACAGGGAGCCATTTTCACAGTATGATGTCCGTTTATTTGGAAGTGTGCTGGGGGATGATGAAATAAGTGAAGTTCAATTGTATCTGCAAAAAAACTATTTGCAGTCCGCATTTGATACGGAGACGTCAAAGGCGGTACAGCATACGGTAAATGCGGTCTTCAGGGAGCCGGATGAGCATGGACGCCAAAAGGGGCTGGCAAAACTGGAAGCATTGATGCAGGCTACGAACTCCGTTTTATTCCTGATTCACAAAAAAAACAACACCTCGCACCATAGAACAGTCCGCGGAGTGTCCATTAATGCTTACGGCTGGCTCGAATTTCATAAAATCTGGTTTCAGCCGCTGAATACTTAA
- a CDS encoding MFS transporter, with amino-acid sequence MTTDTKQHTTKNKTAFHPVAWGVILGTFLSRTGFFMTIPFLGIYLGQVKGIDPATIGAILALSLFAGTWGSFVGGALSDRIGRYPVMIASMALWSLVFIGFAFADATWLFFLLSGLNGLFRSLFEPTARALLTDVTPEERRTDVFNARYFAINVGGAIGPLIGLKLGIGGSSSLVPFMLSAAIYFFYAIVLVIFSIKYKPPAVNDSGSVTVKQMVGIMITDKVFLYFLIGNIFVFGAYSHLDTTLSQYIGHERIGTYSLLFIINTLSVVTLQYPLAKLMKRFSSLTALKAGCLFFGLGLLGLGSFDQIIFLALSMIVFTLGEILCFVIGDVLIGEIAPAHLRGAYYGASGFAFIGQSICTWLGGILLQTLGFDHGPLIFSILMLLTFVAYPFFHRGQQLREQQTGQTGKSTNVVSGT; translated from the coding sequence ATGACAACCGACACGAAACAGCATACAACCAAAAACAAAACAGCATTTCATCCGGTAGCCTGGGGTGTGATACTTGGAACTTTTCTTTCCAGAACCGGCTTCTTCATGACGATTCCCTTTCTGGGCATCTATCTGGGACAGGTAAAAGGCATAGATCCGGCAACCATCGGCGCGATTCTGGCCCTTAGCCTATTTGCGGGAACCTGGGGAAGCTTTGTCGGCGGAGCCCTCTCAGACCGCATTGGCAGGTACCCGGTGATGATCGCTTCGATGGCATTATGGAGTCTCGTTTTTATAGGCTTCGCTTTTGCGGATGCAACCTGGCTTTTTTTCCTGCTGAGCGGTCTGAACGGATTGTTCCGCAGCTTGTTCGAACCGACCGCCCGGGCTCTGCTCACTGATGTGACACCGGAGGAGCGCCGGACAGATGTATTTAATGCAAGATATTTCGCCATTAATGTCGGCGGGGCAATCGGACCGCTTATAGGATTAAAGCTGGGTATCGGAGGCTCTTCCTCACTAGTGCCTTTTATGCTGAGCGCAGCTATTTATTTCTTTTACGCCATCGTTCTGGTTATCTTTAGCATCAAATATAAGCCGCCAGCCGTAAATGATTCCGGTTCAGTCACGGTAAAACAAATGGTTGGAATTATGATTACGGACAAGGTATTCCTTTACTTTCTGATCGGCAATATCTTTGTGTTTGGAGCTTACTCCCATCTGGATACGACACTATCACAATATATCGGCCATGAGCGGATTGGGACATACTCGTTACTGTTCATAATCAATACACTGTCTGTGGTGACGCTTCAATATCCGCTGGCAAAGCTAATGAAGCGGTTCTCCTCGCTGACCGCCCTCAAAGCCGGATGTCTGTTTTTCGGGCTCGGCTTGCTTGGACTGGGATCATTCGACCAAATCATATTCCTTGCCTTATCCATGATCGTCTTTACGCTCGGGGAGATTCTCTGCTTTGTGATCGGCGATGTACTGATTGGCGAAATCGCTCCTGCACATCTGAGAGGAGCTTATTACGGAGCCAGCGGATTTGCTTTTATCGGACAGAGCATTTGTACCTGGTTAGGCGGAATCCTGCTGCAGACCCTGGGCTTTGATCATGGCCCGCTCATTTTCAGCATTCTCATGCTGCTTACCTTTGTTGCTTATCCCTTTTTCCACCGGGGCCAACAGCTGCGGGAGCAGCAAACAGGGCAGACCGGCAAAAGCACGAATGTTGTGTCCGGCACCTAA
- the dnaI gene encoding primosomal protein DnaI, with the protein MESMGEVLRSMNNPALRQRSRDLEQNLLNDPLVKQLQAEHPELDESRLRLNLSRLYQYVRESRNCANCPGLEHCPNDFQGHYSKLTVESVNGSPDLFERKTACNLKIAQDNQDSIRRRIRSFYVDERVLNGGYDEMDIMGKDPRRASAVNKIFDYITGVKEEGLSTQGIYLHGTFGTGKTFLMCYLLHELAVAGYSGVIVYMPDFIEDLKSIMLDGQKLKETTDTLKNCDLLIFDDIGAENLNPWARDHVLGAILNYRMNRKPTFYTSNYPLDGLEKHLSFTSKDGEEQYKGQRLMDRIAPFVDVIPLHGENQRGRNK; encoded by the coding sequence ATGGAGTCGATGGGCGAAGTGCTGCGTTCGATGAATAATCCGGCCCTGCGCCAGCGCTCCCGCGATCTTGAGCAGAACCTGCTGAATGATCCGCTGGTGAAGCAGCTGCAGGCCGAGCATCCGGAGCTGGATGAATCGCGGCTGAGGCTTAATCTGAGCCGGCTGTACCAGTATGTGCGGGAAAGCCGGAATTGTGCGAACTGTCCGGGTCTTGAGCATTGCCCGAATGATTTTCAGGGCCACTACAGCAAGCTTACGGTCGAGAGTGTAAACGGCTCGCCGGATTTATTTGAGCGGAAGACAGCCTGCAACCTGAAGATCGCCCAGGATAATCAGGACAGCATCCGCAGACGGATCCGCAGCTTTTATGTGGATGAGCGTGTGCTGAACGGCGGTTATGACGAGATGGATATTATGGGCAAGGACCCGCGCCGGGCCTCTGCCGTGAATAAAATTTTTGATTATATTACCGGAGTAAAAGAAGAAGGCCTGAGCACGCAAGGTATTTATCTGCACGGCACCTTCGGTACAGGCAAAACCTTCCTGATGTGCTACCTGCTCCATGAGCTGGCGGTTGCCGGCTACAGCGGTGTGATTGTCTATATGCCGGATTTCATTGAGGATCTGAAGTCGATCATGCTGGACGGACAGAAGCTGAAGGAAACAACGGATACGCTCAAAAACTGCGACCTGCTGATTTTTGACGATATTGGTGCGGAGAATTTGAATCCCTGGGCGCGTGACCATGTGCTGGGGGCTATTCTGAATTACCGGATGAACCGTAAGCCGACCTTCTATACCTCGAACTATCCGCTGGACGGACTGGAGAAGCACCTTAGCTTCACCAGCAAGGACGGCGAGGAACAGTACAAGGGACAGCGGCTGATGGACCGGATTGCTCCGTTTGTCGACGTTATTCCTTTGCACGGGGAGAACCAGCGGGGGAGAAACAAATAG
- a CDS encoding helicase DnaB gives MRMSSLHHFTEHHRYCVSREFGLSHVDSRMLGSVYQPMVGAFAISLYRLLFEHIPAESIGYSSVEQQRRLFMTLGVEPNEKGRKYLVDQASRLEAVGLLAACRIYMPENDDYMYEYELLQPLSPADFFATQHLTLLLRDKIGKFAVLSLREQFWNREPEEWSRRSIGKENISVPFYDIFQLNTHVIDYELEQALAEVATVKQPGFSESSEPAIGYSDIILRFPRESVNRMHVEKLRFDHNQMGVINYVARKYDLGPQDLCRLLDEDGMFTPDGEVILDTLQYRASQHFRQDMKRQEKREIAAAKVVSLRAAAAGDLEEPVIPEEQPVEMEYYVEVPPQFLSKCDIHQYNMMLRNEPYTRLLQTFFPGAVPGQLMDIFEKIDLNYKLSGEVINVLIHYLMTMVASGGEQRMNRNFVEAIASNMLVKQVNTYEKAVKYIRDQSKVKGKSAASGTAGAASGTRQRSYNKSGSRAAKPEIPIVTDDGSAGTVSEEEFAAMMKKAADIKASKKKGALRTP, from the coding sequence ATGCGCATGAGTAGCCTGCATCATTTCACCGAACATCACCGGTACTGCGTTTCCCGCGAATTCGGTCTTAGCCATGTAGATTCACGTATGCTGGGTTCAGTCTATCAGCCAATGGTAGGAGCCTTTGCGATCAGCCTTTACAGGCTGCTGTTTGAGCATATACCGGCAGAATCGATCGGCTATTCTTCAGTGGAGCAGCAGCGCAGGCTGTTTATGACACTGGGTGTTGAACCGAACGAGAAAGGCCGTAAATATTTAGTGGACCAGGCTTCCAGGCTGGAGGCGGTAGGATTGCTTGCGGCCTGCCGGATTTACATGCCGGAGAATGATGATTATATGTATGAATATGAGCTGCTTCAGCCGCTCTCGCCCGCTGACTTTTTCGCAACCCAGCATTTGACGCTGCTGCTGCGTGACAAGATCGGGAAGTTTGCCGTCCTGTCCCTGCGTGAGCAGTTCTGGAACCGCGAACCGGAGGAGTGGAGCCGCCGCTCAATCGGCAAAGAGAATATTTCCGTGCCTTTTTATGATATTTTTCAGCTGAACACGCATGTAATTGATTATGAGCTGGAGCAGGCTCTGGCTGAAGTGGCTACAGTGAAGCAGCCGGGCTTCAGTGAAAGCAGCGAGCCGGCTATCGGGTACAGCGACATTATTCTGCGCTTTCCGCGGGAGTCGGTGAACCGGATGCATGTCGAGAAGCTGCGCTTTGACCATAACCAGATGGGCGTAATCAACTATGTGGCCCGTAAATATGATCTGGGGCCGCAGGACTTATGCCGGCTGCTGGATGAAGACGGGATGTTCACGCCGGACGGCGAGGTTATTCTGGATACGCTGCAGTACCGGGCAAGCCAGCATTTCCGTCAGGATATGAAGCGCCAGGAGAAGCGGGAGATCGCTGCAGCCAAGGTGGTGTCGCTGCGTGCAGCGGCGGCCGGTGACCTGGAAGAGCCGGTGATTCCGGAGGAGCAGCCGGTAGAGATGGAGTATTATGTAGAGGTGCCTCCGCAGTTCCTGTCCAAATGTGACATTCACCAATATAATATGATGCTGCGCAACGAGCCTTATACCCGGCTGCTGCAAACTTTTTTCCCGGGTGCAGTTCCGGGCCAGCTGATGGATATATTCGAGAAAATAGACCTGAACTACAAGCTGAGCGGTGAAGTCATTAATGTGCTGATTCATTACCTGATGACAATGGTGGCTTCGGGCGGCGAACAGCGGATGAACCGCAATTTTGTGGAAGCCATCGCCTCTAACATGCTGGTCAAGCAGGTGAATACTTACGAGAAGGCTGTAAAGTATATCCGTGACCAGTCCAAGGTCAAAGGCAAGAGCGCGGCTTCCGGTACAGCCGGAGCAGCTTCCGGAACGCGCCAGCGTTCCTATAACAAGAGCGGCAGCCGTGCCGCGAAGCCGGAGATTCCGATTGTTACGGATGACGGAAGTGCCGGTACAGTATCGGAAGAGGAATTCGCGGCGATGATGAAGAAAGCGGCCGATATCAAGGCCAGCAAGAAGAAGGGCGCTCTGAGGACGCCGTAA
- a CDS encoding YuiB family protein, which produces MGFIPVFVLAVLFFVMMFGIGFILNMLMKTTWFPAYLFVIVILPVVVYSIWDRNVMTLWEHLGSFHIVDYLTGIAGLAGAVLSGWTIQKLRLGGYKMF; this is translated from the coding sequence ATGGGGTTTATTCCTGTATTTGTGCTGGCCGTGTTGTTCTTTGTTATGATGTTTGGCATCGGTTTTATCCTTAACATGTTAATGAAGACCACCTGGTTCCCCGCCTACCTGTTCGTAATTGTCATCCTGCCCGTAGTGGTCTATTCCATCTGGGACAGGAATGTTATGACTCTGTGGGAGCATCTGGGCAGCTTCCACATCGTTGATTATCTGACCGGAATTGCCGGGCTCGCGGGTGCAGTGCTAAGCGGCTGGACGATCCAGAAGCTGCGCCTGGGCGGTTATAAAATGTTTTAA
- the hemQ gene encoding hydrogen peroxide-dependent heme synthase yields the protein MNEAALTLEGWYALHDFRSLDWKAWTAADDEERAVALEELHAFMEEWGPVEEAKEGSTAVYSIVGQKADFVMMFLRESLEALNALETAFNKIAFAQYTTKAYSYVSIVELSNYAAGGSAGDGSDPMQNPHVAARLKPILPQAKHICFYPMNKKRELADNWYMLDMDKRRELMHSHGLIGRGYAGKVKQIITGSVGFDDWEWGVTLFAEDALQFKKLVYEMRFDEVSARYGEFGPFYVGNLLTTETFEELLKL from the coding sequence ATGAACGAAGCCGCTTTGACCCTGGAAGGCTGGTACGCCCTGCATGACTTCCGCTCACTGGACTGGAAGGCCTGGACTGCCGCCGATGATGAGGAGCGTGCCGTAGCCCTGGAAGAGCTGCATGCCTTCATGGAGGAATGGGGACCGGTAGAGGAAGCCAAAGAAGGAAGCACTGCAGTATATTCCATTGTCGGCCAGAAGGCTGATTTCGTGATGATGTTTCTGCGGGAGAGCCTGGAAGCGCTGAATGCCCTGGAAACTGCATTTAACAAAATTGCATTCGCCCAATATACAACCAAAGCCTATTCTTATGTCAGTATCGTCGAGCTGAGCAACTACGCCGCAGGAGGAAGTGCCGGAGACGGCAGCGATCCGATGCAGAATCCGCATGTGGCTGCCCGCCTGAAGCCTATTCTGCCGCAGGCGAAGCATATCTGCTTCTACCCGATGAACAAGAAGCGCGAGCTCGCCGATAACTGGTACATGCTTGATATGGACAAGCGCCGTGAACTGATGCATTCACACGGCTTGATCGGCCGCGGCTATGCCGGCAAGGTGAAGCAGATTATTACCGGCTCCGTCGGCTTTGACGACTGGGAATGGGGCGTAACCCTCTTTGCCGAAGATGCGCTGCAGTTCAAGAAGCTGGTATACGAGATGCGTTTCGACGAAGTCAGCGCCCGCTACGGCGAGTTCGGCCCGTTCTATGTCGGCAACCTGCTGACAACAGAGACATTCGAAGAGCTGCTTAAGCTGTAA
- a CDS encoding NAD(P)/FAD-dependent oxidoreductase has protein sequence MSSIPKIVILGAGYGGILTAQRLQKALNYNEADVTLVNRHEYHYFTTHLHMPAAGTDSIEHTRVSISKLIDEFKIDLVKSSVQEIRTQQKKVILEDGTLSYDYLVIALGGEPETFGIPGLDKYALTIRSINSVRLIREHIEYQFAKYKNENNAQEHINFVVGGAGFSGIEFIAELADRIPALCKEYDVDPSLVNIYNIEAAPTALPGFAPELVEHAMAVLTKKGVTFKMGVAIKECLPGGVILATGEEIKASTIVWTGGIRGNRLIEAAGFEAMRGRVKVDEYLRVPGHENIFIIGDGSLMINPEGRPYPPTAQIAMQQGECCAHNLVAAIRSQQPKKFAFSNKGTVASLGKGQGIAVVGDKTYKGWTAAQLKKVVDMRYLFIIGGIPLVLRKGRFF, from the coding sequence ATGAGCAGTATTCCCAAAATTGTCATCCTAGGCGCGGGATATGGAGGTATTTTGACCGCCCAGCGGCTGCAGAAAGCTTTGAATTACAACGAAGCTGATGTCACGCTGGTGAACCGCCATGAATATCATTATTTCACTACCCATCTGCATATGCCAGCTGCAGGAACGGACAGCATTGAACATACACGCGTATCTATTTCCAAGCTGATAGACGAATTCAAGATCGACCTCGTGAAATCTTCCGTGCAGGAAATCCGTACCCAACAGAAGAAAGTGATTCTTGAAGACGGCACCCTCTCTTATGACTATCTTGTCATTGCCCTCGGCGGAGAGCCGGAAACCTTCGGCATCCCGGGACTTGATAAATACGCGCTGACCATCCGCAGCATTAACTCTGTGCGGCTGATCCGCGAGCATATTGAATATCAGTTTGCCAAATACAAAAATGAAAACAATGCCCAGGAGCATATCAATTTTGTGGTGGGCGGAGCAGGCTTCAGCGGCATTGAATTTATAGCCGAGCTGGCTGACCGCATTCCTGCGCTCTGTAAAGAGTACGACGTTGATCCAAGCCTGGTGAATATCTACAATATAGAGGCTGCGCCTACGGCATTGCCGGGCTTCGCACCTGAGCTGGTTGAGCATGCGATGGCTGTGCTGACCAAGAAGGGCGTTACCTTCAAAATGGGCGTAGCGATCAAGGAATGCCTGCCTGGCGGGGTCATTCTCGCAACCGGTGAAGAGATCAAAGCCTCGACCATCGTCTGGACCGGCGGGATCCGCGGCAACCGGCTGATTGAAGCCGCAGGGTTCGAAGCGATGCGCGGACGGGTGAAGGTTGACGAATACCTGCGTGTGCCGGGACATGAGAATATCTTTATCATCGGTGACGGTTCCCTGATGATTAATCCGGAGGGCCGTCCGTACCCGCCGACTGCACAAATCGCCATGCAGCAGGGCGAGTGCTGTGCCCATAATCTGGTGGCGGCGATCCGTAGCCAGCAGCCGAAGAAGTTTGCTTTTAGCAACAAGGGTACTGTAGCCTCACTGGGCAAGGGCCAGGGGATCGCAGTAGTAGGCGACAAGACATATAAGGGCTGGACGGCAGCCCAGCTCAAAAAGGTAGTCGACATGCGTTACCTGTTCATCATCGGCGGCATTCCGCTGGTGCTGAGGAAGGGGAGATTCTTCTAA